The Oryza glaberrima chromosome 5, OglaRS2, whole genome shotgun sequence DNA segment taatataagattgttagacttagcatatatatatatatatgattattacaattttaatatgagattagtagccatttaatataagattattagagatttaatataagattagcagAGTTTTAATATTACGATTAGCAAATACATCCTATAtacctaacaaatattttttgtatgcacagatggctgatcgcgatgaggaacagatactattcgatacaatcgcagagggaagcagccagtactggaaagaagaagaggggaacgaggatccaaactagtacttgaacgaggaggggaacgtgcaGAGgaatgcggaggggaacgaggaggggaacgatgaggaggaggctagtggaagtcatccctccgctggacagaagagggcacgcggacaacgaggtgctgcgaagaagatagagggtcggcacatcataactgaggtggatgaagacggccgacctagtgtcccggcagaagcagccaagaattttgtacgccacagcggttgggttgtgagggacaacgtgcttgtcagcacggtgtactggcgcagaacaagggcacgcggggataatgacagctttgtcacggattcagagaaagagatgctgtggaccacaatgctcgagacgttcacgctacccgcgggtacggagaacatagtgaaacagtggactctgaagaaaatggcagaacagttccagagcttcaagggagatctctacaagaaatacatcctgaaggaactaacaccgaacttcgacgtattcccaaagctaagggatcattgggacgagttcgttgcttacaagacagggcaacaagggcaagcgatgatggccagaaacaaagacaatgccgccaagaagaagtaccatcaccacttggggtcaggcggatatagcgtcgcaatgccgaagtgggaggagatggaggcaagtttgattgagaggggtatcgaaccggccaccgctaaatggccggatcgatcgaagttttggtactatgctcacggtggaacgcttaacccagttgatggctcccttgtcTTCAGCGATCGGATATGCGAGGCTGCCAGttgactaacggacgcagtggtagcctcttctcagggcacattccgacccgacagagagaaggatgagctgacactcgccctacagactcccgagcatccaggacaaacacgagggaaaggcgtgattccctggaagattggatttaaggaggacatccacacgtacaggagtcggatgaggagcaagagagataccgaggcgaagattgcagatcttgagtacagggtatcgatcTACGAGCttagcatgcaagaggaggtggcaaggaaggtggatgaacgtatggccgcacatcggtcccaggatccccagctgtacattcatcctgcaatggtcagcccatcaggcaatcgtagaAGCTGCGCCTCAACAGGGCAGGTcagatcacagagcatggacgctatgcaaacccaggacgaaaccacctgccccgttgatgagatcacgcagcggacaccatgtgagctgcatattcccttcaagaacttatcaatcaaggtatgctcgtagtttgatgatttttgacttgtaccattccgcaagttgctgtttaggttgattactaatagataacctctcatcacgtgaaggtggcgttgggattggccatcccaacggacccttccggGACTTActactgcaggccgattccagcaggatactcgagggtcgaagttgagctggtggaagccgcgtacgaggacctcgagttggactacccaggaggagacggtgagacgcatctacgagacacaagctaCGACatcatactatggcgcaagcggtacatcatccttcctgggcgacaagcggcgtctcgtgcaccatttcctccggctccgccatctcctcctgcaccatctcctccggttcctccgccacgtcctcctgcaacatctcctccggctcctccgccacctcctgctgcaccatctctgtcacgcccggaaattcagtagtaatttccgaactaatttgtgcataaaatcctcatccaggaatcaaccgaggtacacaaactgacaatttaatatacaaatccatcataataatgttacatacttaaaaaaaaaagaaaaacagcagcggaattaacggtctagcgatggctttagctccactcccacaggcagctcaactggggtataaaccaaacgtcttctccttttGGATCCTttctcttcaactgaggttgattgattattgcaaggtgagcatatgacatactcaacaagccacacagcaaatatgcaagtgcacaaggatactaaaggatggcataatataggctcatttgcaaaaggagcatttagcaaagagttaagagtagtaaaatagtagagtaattaatcagaaattttaatcaacactgaacagcacacccatgctgctcaggcccaaccatcctgaacaaccatacccggctgtacagatctaactccaaaccaggagctaaacaaattattactagttattgcatcaataattatttgtgagaggtgtgagactaatcacgaaaaacattgctcaacccgcccatgaccgcgggcacggctattcgaatagttttactctggccagagatgtaccactgtacccacaagacacgattccacacatgttgccatgccccgaagtaccaccacgtcactgcaaagggggaaatcgtgacagtacccttcgcacaacacaactcaccacagtgcaccattcctggatcataatcacccccttataaacaaggcatggactccccagcgacccccacggacttctcgccgcttctcagtctggcaccccgcaatgaatcatgctatacaaaaggtaaagccattgcccatgctagcttgtggttggcacggtaaatgtttcacagcAGTAGCTCGCGatccggtccttaattgccatgagcacgaccttcaaaacaatgtgctcacaacccacctttaatcaagttttaattatcaattaattatcataacacgattaaccatcgtgagctaccattaaatataaccataaataataatgtagtatatatgattcatcccattagtgagctaatgtttctaagcaaggctaagcaattatatatatatagcatttagctgaaccaaaccaatatataaggttctagctaatcaaattataacccataggaaaataaagtcatcttcggccattaattaattgggaaaggctcaccacccgatgacattcgaaaataatgcataagttgaaataaaacattagctttaaacaggttcaacatgctcaaagggttgtttgggatctgtgtgacttgccttgaacTTCCGCAAACACttccgaaccttcctcaacgaaaacgctctcctccggaacgtcggaaactaaagcaaaagaacaaaatcaacaaaacagtacaaaaacaagcataaacagtacatgtggatatttttaacatgtagatcttgattttagaaaaatttagcaacttgaaccactcgaatccgagttacgatgatttagttatgaatttccgaagtttagtcgattttcatctaaaaagaaaaccaaaaaaaagggaatatgacgtcatgatgacatcatcaacgTCGGCTCGACAtaggcgacgacctcgccggcgctagGAGACTCGGCCGGACTTTTGGAGGgcacctacgcgtagaggatgacgacgcgaactcaccggtgcaaagaacaagacggacgacgacgaacgacggccggcgacgaggttcgacggcggctcggctcgggtacccgacggcgacggcgcttcgatggtcttcggcggctgcgaaggggtggacggggttcctctcctccgtgcgcacccgacggcggcaacggacggcagcggcgacgatgctagcggcggcgcgacgcgaccggaggatcgccggcgacgacggcggctagagcaaggcggcggcggcactacgGGCACAGGACGGCAGCTCGGGCTTCTGTCCAAgcttgaagatgaacagtaTCCGGGGAGGTAAAGTAGACTTTTGGCTGGCTGAGagggggggaggccggcggcttGGACTGGGCCATCGTGGGCCGCGCAGCACGTGCGCGAGGAGAGAGGAGTTGGGCCGGAAACGGCCCAACGGCCTAGGGGAgggtttttaaaactttttcaattcaaataattactgaaatgatctttgaattgttaaaaatacttccaatgctcaaataatttcaagaaaaatcctgaaaatacttggacactcaaagtacttaacaaaattataatcagaccatttaatgattaatttaatatgtgaataattactgaaatgttctttgtatgattaaaattaagaattgagctccgaaaaatccgagaaaattccagagagtacaattaaccatggagaatttaataaaaattaaatccatccatgctttatatttaggaaattttatttctcacatttaacttcacttgtaaattaatgaacatttaatataaattctaataatgatttattaaataatttataaatcctaagacgaaaatcaggatgtgacaatctcctccggctcctccagctcctccgcctccatcgtgtccgcctgcacctcccaagacaaaGTCTCGCCatgctccaccgcctgcccgcacaagggcaacgaagaaggcgaaagttgacgccaccgaaaacaaggagccaccgtacgattgcagttaagaggagcttgatgcttatgtggcaggagaggtgaagaggcaactcaagcctcggagtcttgaaaagaagatacctattgacccgagcgtgaagaacttcttcaagggaatgtccacaacaaacaaggaggcgttacagatatcggactatgaccgaacacttcagagagcctatcacaagaagtctaaaccagtccctcagcttggagaacaaccaaaccaagaggtcgagccgttggtgaccggcgaagattttggcataacggaattcatttcagacaccggtctaactgtggatcagtTGGTTGGAGGTGCACTaatcccgaaggcggaagtggcatacaagtttgaactcggtaaaccgcttgtcaaacctgaacagctgcagtccctaccgacatagatgtacaaattccatgaacggtacatggaaatgagcgtcaagggtagagagatgttcggaacgaggatcagaaaccccgacttctttcaaggagaagatgttctctggatccatttcaaggatctcttcgatctgtaccagttggacgccctcgacatctctcttctgagcgcatggattttgtgagtatctttgagttcgatttgtttcgttcaataattagctcctggcatatatgtaagcaataatactttcctttcatcgttgtagaatggagattcaaagggctcgacggcggagggtctacgatactgggttcatcgaccctcggaaaatcaacaccgaaatgatcgacaagtacgagaaagacacagaggacaatctcgtccatctcctaacgcagcagcatttcaagacgtacatactactgccgtacaacacagactgagtttttattgtcgttcgaacaaatttcgttcccatacatatatCATGTACATTttcgatcatatatatctcatctcacgcatattccagattccactgggtcctgttattcttcgacttggacgcatgcagagtctctgtgtacgactcaatgaataaagaggagaagatttttgacaaggtctttaaactgatagacaggtaatataatgccatctattccaaagtcgtggggaatctattgctattatgttgatctcgggtaataattaattaatcatagcttgcaactgcatatgtagggcttgggatcggttccgtcaattggtccgcgggacttggaaagaaaaacttggacggaggtttcattttccagtgagtacatgcatgatcaaaattatattgaattgaatctctaattatagttaatataaagagtatattaaatctctcatcgtttctcatgtagtgtgcaaagcaggaccagagaactaacttatgcggctactacgtatgcgagtatgcccactgcctatcaaaccaaatatgcacaacacgagagctcgatgtacgtatacataaaccattcaaaatttcattgtgtatcgatttgttaagttgtttattaatttcatatattgatacgtcattatttttcgaactatagcgtattcacatgagggataatctcccacacaaggattttatcacggctgttcaagaacaactgatgggattcatcaacgaagaagtccttatTCCCgacggtgaattctactacgacggatcgacaattcataacgtcggtccttcctcttctgacataatgccagcgtcgaagtcgtagctatagctactGAGCAAAttaattgtactatatatgcatgtatatatatttatatatgtacacatttacttttgtgttaatatatattttggtaacatatatatatgcacataaaatgttaagtgctttaaattatacatatatgtgtgtaatatatgatttatacatacacacattatgtatatatatatatatatatatatatatatatatatatatatatatatatatatatatatatatatatatatatatatatatatatatatatatatatatatatatatatatcaaccatgcagcaaacagggccatgcaaataaaaaaaatggtgcaccgatctttagtcccggttggtaaaacaaatcgggattaaagatggtttggccggccacgtggctgatcgatctttagtcccggttggtaacacgaaccgagactaaagatcgatctttagtcccggttatttcacccgggactaaagatagctatctttagtcccggattcgtagtctcggttggacaaccgggactaaaggggttaccaagcgggactacaaacggtttctccaccagtgtacattctagtacaatgaatctagatagacgGTTAATTTCTCCAGATTCATTGtcttaggatgtgtcacatctacctaaaatatcttatataatgGGACTGGACAGAATACTATTGATTGATAATAACAAGTCATAACTTCGCCGTAGCCCCTTGTGTGAACCATGCGTGCCAAGGCACCGTCGAGGTCAGACTCGCGTCTCACAGTCGCATCGCACGCACCCGCACAGGCAACGGCGCCAACGAACCAAGTCGCGGTCGTACTGTGCGTGTAGTGGAGACAGTACAGCGGCGGTGGGGGTGACACCAGCCACGCTGACGTCACGCGGGTGACGTCACCGAGAGAAGAGATCTTTtggccttctctctctctctgtgtcttCGAAtccgtctccgtcgccgcctgcgGATGCTGCGGAGCGTCgctggaaagaaacaaagagaagAGGTGATCGAGGTAGTACCCGACGTTGTCGCTGACGTTGGGCTGGTTTCGTCAGAAGAAGAACGgactacacaaaaaaaaaaaaaatgaaagggaCGACCACCCATGCATCGGTGTGCCTCCACCGATTCCACCCTGTCGCAGCGGGtagtcttttttattttttgctactCTTTATTTTACTGTGTGCAGCCTTTTCactttctcttctttttatctttcCCTCACTTTCCTTTGGACAGGTTTATAGAGCTACTCCCTTCGTACCAATATATAAGCAAATTTTAGTCTTTTGACCGAGATATTATAAGAAAAGAAGTAAAAAAGACTTGGTTGTATTATCGGGAGTGATGAGATATAGGCATAAACTAGTTGGAGTTGGGATACTACTAATAATTTAGTGGTAAAAGTCATATTTTTGTCAAGTAACACTCGTtgttaaatttgaaataaattttaagttttagAAGTTGATATATTTTCTGACGGAGGTGTACTAATTTAGCCGAGAAATCTTTTCCTCAACTATTTagacaaaattttgaaattgcCGGTAACTTATTTGTTTGTACAAGTTTTGTTTTTGAACCACATAGTAAAAACACATGTGCTCATATACATATGTGCAACCTACCACTTTTAAGAAACGGGGTCAACATGCTCCTCTATCATATCTTGATAGTATCGTGCCGTAATAAGAATTTAACTGTGACATCAGATTGTTTGTTTCTAAACTTTTGCCAGAAatgtttaaattaaaaatatattatggcATATCGATCTCTGGTTGAATTTGTTTTTGGAGGACCAGGTTATTTAAGTCATGGTTAATTTATGATACATGTTTGAAAGCCACTCCCAAAATCAATTGTAGGACAACCCTAAACGCCGTTCTTATAGTGTTGACTCAGCGTTTCTTTTGAGACCTAACAAAACCCGTTTATTCAATGATCCAAGTCAAACAGaaaattgtactatatatatacattttcaACGATGAACAATGCCACTGTATACCACATAGaaattttttgtcaaaaaagaaaaaaaagtctacaCACACATCAGTATCAGAGAATCTCATTATTTGAACCAGCTAGCTTAACTGGAGGAGTACGCACGTAGTTTCTAACGCATTTTCCAACAGATGCCGTGAATAAACCCAAGTTAAAAACATATGCtaattactccatccattttatattatatatcattttgagttaatcaaatttctttaaatttggtcaagcttataaaaaatattttaatacttacaatataaaaataaatatattatcaaaatgtattcattgttagatttaatggaactaatttagtattttagATGTTCttaattttgacaaatttaatcaaacttaacaaaatttagctaataaaaatcaaaacaatttaTAGTATGAAAACGGGGAGGAACTAAagctttgtttgtttgtttctctctccattatTCTAACGAAtttgttgggtttttttttttaggattggACCAGAGAAGCAGAGACCGTTTGGTCGTCCAACGCATGAAGCAATATGGAAttgcagtaaaaaaaacaaaatacaaagaCCAGTTCATCGCCCCCGATGGGTCAAGGCGTTTGCACGTTTAAAACTATAGTTCCCCCTCTCACGAGATCATGCGCGCCGGCTTCCCCACAGGACACGTcaccctccctcctccccctacCCTCGCTGGTATTTATACCACCCGTCGCCTCCAAGCCACGACGCCACCGCCATTCCACCTCTCGCTtcgcttcttctcctctctctctctctctatcttcacCTCGCATCGTTggagatatggagggagttgaCGTGAAGGCGCCGCGGccaggctgcggcggcgacgacggcggcgcggcggcgtcgtcgttgtcggcgcggcgggaggaggaggaggagggggcggtggtgggcggGGAGGACGAGCAGGTGGAGAGGTTCTACGCGCTGCTGGCCAACATCCGGGCGTTGAGGGGCATGTACAGCCGGTACAAcggggaggagggcgccgccggcggcgatggcgacggggcGAGCGGGAGGAAGCGGGCGAGGCGCGCGGAGCCGCCGTGGAGGCCGGCGTTCAGGATGGAGGACTTCGAgttcgaggaggccgccgccggcgccggcgacgacgacgcggcgtgcTCCGGCAGGACGACGAAGAAGCAGagatcaggcggcggcggtcacggcgccgccgtggagaaGCGGCGGACGGAGAaggaggctgccgccgccgccgccgaggacgacgacgacgagcaggagggaggcgaggtcGTCGAAGGGAAGGAGGAACACCGACCGGGCCGCCGCGTCGAGGCCCACGGGCCCACTGACCAGTGAacattagctagctagctgatctcGTTGGAATTGGTCCTTCGGAAACAGAAGGCATTTTCGTTGGACTTTTCTGATTGATGTACTAGTTTGAAATGTTCACATGTATGATAGCACTAGTAGTATCACGCAATCCATGTGCCAGTCttgatttgcaaattgcaatgtaCTTATCAAAATTGGTGATCATGGACTATCCCAGCTGTGCATGGGTAAACCATTAGTATTTGAGATCAGgttttttaatttcgaaattGGTTTTTTTGCCGGGGGACCGAAGTTTTGGAAATTTCGAAATTTTTTGGtcgaaattatttaaaattttgacttattttcaatgaatttgaataaaatttgactaaattcacaaaaaattgcaagaaaaactaaaaatttcgGGCAAGATATGAGCTTGCCCAAGGGAAACGAAATTTCAATCCCTGTTTGAGATAGACTAACACACATCACTCCAATTAGTTTAAACTTGAACTGCGGTAATATATGCATTTCAAAAAGGGGATTTAAGGAAGAATGTCAGTATTTTAAGCAGTTAAGCACCTCTGAAGATTTGGTAATGCGAATAGGTGTTCGATCTTCCGGTAGTTTCTATTTTGCAACATGAACCATATCTTGAGATTAGCAAAGTAACTGTAGATATTTAGTTGTCGACGGACGACCTACCACTAAAACAATATTTTGCTATAAATGCGATGATCTATGCTAAGTATATGATTTAAACTCAGATGATGAACAGCTTCACCACAAGACAAAGAACCTACCAGCTGAGAAAATAATTAGGTATAAATGTGATGATCAACGTTAAGTATGTAACCTAAACTCGGATGAACAGTTTCACTACAAGAAACCCAACCAAGTTACACTCAGTTTACAAGGTTAGGTGGTGTTTGTATCTCctgaaaatgaagattaagtgtttcacgcaaaatgagatggtaataacgtgtgattaattgagttttaattattacaaacttgaaaatggattaatctgatattttagagcaacctttatatagaaagttttcgtatgaAATACactgtttaacagtttgaaaagtatACCATGAGAATCTAAAATTTCATCCAACAATTGTAGGACATTCGAACGCAGCCACTAGTATAGTTTTCATGTCACTTTAACGTAAACGGAAAACATACTTCACAAGACAGGAATTTCGTAAAAGAAAAGGTTGAAGAGATCAAACTAAGGCCCTTTTTAGAtcccatataaaaattttacaccatatcacatcgaatgtttaacacttgtatgaagtattaaatataaactaaaaaataactaactaattgcacagattgcgactaatttgcgagacgaatcttttaagcttaattgctccgtgatttgacaatgttgtgctacagtaaacatttgctaataacggattaattaggcttaataaattcgtctcgcggtttactgatagattctgtaattagtttttttattagtacctaAACACCCCGTGCGACactctatataatatccgatgtgacacgccaaaactttacgccCCTGATTTAAACACCCCTTAATTAAAGTGTATGGAAATCTTGCAAAACTCTCATATTACAAAGCACTGGCAGAGAAaccctttttactcccggttaggaaccccctttagtctcgggtttccaaccgggagtagcaatctgggactaaagatggttgaaataaccgggactaaagatggatctttagaCCAACCgggaccaaccgggactaaagatagagtatctttagtcccggttgttgttaccaaccgggactaaagaggatAGCtaggtttttttccttttttattttctcccgaatttGGGTGGTATGCatatccttttttattttctcctgaATATGGGTGGTATGcatatcccaaatcaaagtaagaTCCCAagtccacatcacaaatctgaaagttctaaaaaaattacatcacaaatcaaatacatcacaaatcctaaaaaaaattacacacaaatcaaattacatcacaagtttctacaaaattcatcacaaatacatcacaagttcatatcacacacaaatcaaattcatcacatgatcatgcaataaatcacaaattcttaaaaaaaaaaaacagaggagccggccggccggccaccgccacgcggccccaccgcgccgcccgcccgctgccgcgccgcctcccctccgcgtCGGCCGGCCCCGTGGCACTGCCTgacgccgtgccgccgccgcggtcctccgcgccgctgcccgccgccacgccggcctCTCCTCCGCGtcggccggccaccgccgcccgtccctctacgccgccgcgccggctgcCGCCCGGCCCGCTCTCGCTCCGATCCAAGCGGCGctaaggaagaagaaagggtaAGGATAGggagttagagaggaaaaaagagatagagaaagagtttgttgtgtggacggaaaaagaggataagtaatagggattatacagtacgtgttgatttttaatcccggttagtaacaccaactaGGAATAAAGTTAGAtctaccaaccaggactaaagatcctagcTGCCTAACACGGTCTGACATAGAgacaaccaggactaaagatgatccaACTGGGAATAAAGATCATCTAGTCCTGTTAcgcttataaaccgggactaaaaatcgtttttagtctcggtttttaatggaatcgggactattgtggatttgagtcgaccgaccaaagatggtttctccaccagtgaagaAATCCAAGTTTCTAACCCTAGTTTGTTTAGTTCGCCCACCATGATGTGATAATTTTGACCACCGAAACCCCTAAGCAGAAAGAACAGGACATTTCCACGTACAGTTCATTCAGATCAGCATTTCCATGTAGTTGAGCGTGCGGCGTGGGTTCCACGTACAGTCTtctcaaatttctaattttctcTTCTCTCAACCACACCGAGCGTACAATATGCACGAACAGACAAACTGAAACCAGAGGTAAAGGCAATACTGGAGTAATATATAGAAAGCTAATTCCTCAATAGTGTTACAAAGTTTCTTAACGAACCGTGACCCGCTAATTTACTAGTACAATTATTTAAGTGAAACTGTGAGAGTACAAATAACTTTAACCGTAGGCTGCTAATTAAAGAAAATAGTAGCATACACACCATGCAGCGGAAGTATCGATGGTGTAGGGGACAGGGCCTGAGACATCTTGGGCTTGAGCTTCAAAACTCCATGTAATTTTCTTTAGAAATTGTATGagaattttcaaaaatatataat contains these protein-coding regions:
- the LOC127774581 gene encoding NRR repressor homolog 1; the encoded protein is MEGVDVKAPRPGCGGDDGGAAASSLSARREEEEEGAVVGGEDEQVERFYALLANIRALRGMYSRYNGEEGAAGGDGDGASGRKRARRAEPPWRPAFRMEDFEFEEAAAGAGDDDAACSGRTTKKQRSGGGGHGAAVEKRRTEKEAAAAAAEDDDDEQEGGEVVEGKEEHRPGRRVEAHGPTDQ